From the Lysinibacillus fusiformis genome, the window AGGCTTCAACCCAAATGAAACAAGGAAAGGTATCCATAAAAGTGCGAAAAAGCGATACGGCTATGACAAACGCAAAGTGAATATGGATTTACGATGGTTTGGAGTTAATGATGAAATGCCATCTTTGCGAGAACCAGATATAAACCAGCTAGAACGAACATTAGCTGATGACGATAAACGAGCAATCATGTTTGTACTTCAGCACATGGCGCCAATGCAACGTACCTGTTACATGCTGCATTATGGGTATCTACAACCCTATGAATCTATCGGCAAAGAACTTGGGATTACGAAAAGTACTGTACAAAGGCATATCGAAGCTGCACGAAAGAAAGTGGTAAAGCTTAATGCCTAAAAGGTAGTGAGTTTTCAGGTACTTGTAAACTGCAAGGAACTACCATCAAGTTGGAGGTAGAAATAGTTTGGTGGCTGATTAATCAGCTGTGAGAACAATCGAGAAGGGTAGTACTAAAAGGTACGCTGGTTCGATTGCTCTCACACAATGAGGTTTTCATAAATAAAAGGGACGGAATTTTGACCCTCCTTACTCACTATCAGTGCTGCTTTGTGTATTCAAGTTGTGAGTCTGACGGTGCTTTGTATAGAGTCGTACCTGGACCACAAAATAATTCTATTTAAAAAGCATGATAGCGATAATTCCGCTTAGCACTAGAAATTTGAACAGATTCTCCCTAAGAATCGACGTAACCCTAGTAATCTCGTTATCAAACATTTTTAGGAATAAGCCCACCACTAAAGCGAGCACAAGACTAATAATTATTTCTGTTGTTGTCATAGTGTCGACCTCCTTCGATTTAATTGTGGCATATATCGAGGGCAATAGAACTTAAGTTCAATATGCCCTATATTGATTCATTACGCGCCACAAATCGCTATTTAACTAATGTTATCAATTTTTTTAAGATCGAATAAAATGTTTCATGATGTTTCACAATGAAAAATTTTTAGGGAGGTCATAACTTATTGCTTAGATAACTGTTGGGGAAACATACGAATTAGGTAGTTCATCAAGGTATAAAGTTTCGAATACTCTTACGAAGTTTGGAATTATCAAGAAACATACATTTTAAAATAAACTACACATGAAAAGAGGAAATTAACAATGTCAGAGACTATGAATATCCACGAATATAGCGAAATTAGATTAGAGGCAGTTGATGTACAGTTTACAGAATGGAAAGCTTCACAAACACATCCGTGTACTTATGATAAAGCAGCACAATATCTGGACAAAATCTTTTATACTGAAGTGCAAGATGTCATGATTCGTTCTGAGCTTGAAGTGAAACAATTTGTAGAATATTTCAATCTTTATCGTAATGACTGTTTAGCTGATATAGCTATAAAGATGGAGAAAATAGCTGTATGTTTCATAATTCGAGTAAGTGGAGAAATTCTATTCGATAGTGATAACGAGGAAATGTTAATGTTTAAAACAGCAGCAGAAGCTTATGAGCACGTTGAGGTTTTAAAGCTTAATGGGGCTTTAAAGGATTA encodes:
- a CDS encoding sigma factor-like helix-turn-helix DNA-binding protein, with amino-acid sequence MNDLLKEYRETRKRLKAERAALHEDDPEQKIYTGMISDLELAIEWMSKGFNPNETRKGIHKSAKKRYGYDKRKVNMDLRWFGVNDEMPSLREPDINQLERTLADDDKRAIMFVLQHMAPMQRTCYMLHYGYLQPYESIGKELGITKSTVQRHIEAARKKVVKLNA